In Collimonas arenae, a single genomic region encodes these proteins:
- a CDS encoding acyloxyacyl hydrolase: protein MQKKQTGLKILAAACLLAGVHSSSFAVDSASFELGTGNKSQLARVAAQWNWNAPLWQGSSTQLGGYWDLSLAEFRQNQYQNIPGQSKNLTDIGFTPVFRFQSNDKKGLYGEAGIGVHLMSHLYDNNSRRFSTAFEFGDHIGTGYVFSNGLDVGLKLQHFSNGGIKKPNSGANFAVLRVAYPF, encoded by the coding sequence ATGCAAAAAAAACAAACCGGACTCAAAATTCTTGCCGCAGCCTGTCTGCTGGCCGGTGTTCACTCAAGCAGTTTCGCGGTTGACTCCGCATCCTTCGAACTCGGTACAGGAAACAAGAGCCAACTGGCCCGGGTTGCTGCCCAATGGAACTGGAATGCACCATTATGGCAAGGAAGCAGCACGCAACTTGGCGGCTATTGGGATTTGAGCCTGGCTGAGTTTCGTCAGAACCAATACCAGAATATTCCAGGACAATCGAAGAATCTGACAGATATCGGCTTTACGCCGGTGTTTCGTTTCCAGTCCAATGATAAGAAGGGCCTGTACGGCGAAGCTGGCATCGGTGTGCATCTGATGTCGCACCTGTATGACAACAACAGCCGGCGCTTTTCCACTGCTTTTGAATTTGGCGATCATATCGGCACTGGCTATGTATTCAGCAACGGCCTTGATGTCGGCCTCAAGTTGCAGCATTTCTCTAATGGCGGCATTAAAAAGCCGAACAGCGGTGCGAATTTTGCCGTGTTGCGGGTTGCTTATCCGTTCTAA
- a CDS encoding methyltransferase domain-containing protein, whose amino-acid sequence MPTSLPPSETSQSAPIDLRRVRQLFAQPALVRESEFLRREISSRMHERLALVKLTPQRILDAGCGAGPDIYTLQQRFADAAIIGLDASAAMLLLAKEQRQGAQLSVNRLLKKWLPFTGNGGELSSALLCGDFAQLPLAPNTVDLVWSNLALHWHPQPDRVFAEWRRILRVDGLLMFSCFGPDTFKELRNAFADIDDGAHVLPFVDMHDFGDMLVNAGFSTPVMDMETITVTYDTVEKLLADVRAWGGNPLATRGRGLLGRKAGIRLKAALEVRRRPDGKLPLTFEIIYGHAFRPVPKTTSGGESIVQWNLGKNR is encoded by the coding sequence ATGCCTACCTCACTCCCTCCTTCTGAAACCAGCCAGAGCGCCCCGATCGACTTGCGCCGGGTGCGCCAACTGTTTGCCCAGCCTGCGCTAGTGCGCGAATCCGAGTTCTTGCGCCGGGAAATATCGAGTCGTATGCACGAGCGTCTTGCTCTAGTGAAATTAACGCCGCAGCGGATATTGGATGCCGGCTGCGGCGCCGGTCCTGATATATATACGTTACAGCAGCGCTTTGCCGATGCTGCGATTATCGGGCTGGATGCCTCGGCTGCCATGCTACTGTTGGCAAAAGAACAGCGTCAGGGCGCGCAATTGTCGGTTAATCGCCTATTAAAGAAGTGGTTGCCATTTACCGGTAATGGCGGCGAGTTGTCTTCGGCACTGCTGTGCGGCGATTTCGCCCAATTGCCGCTGGCGCCGAATACGGTGGATCTGGTCTGGTCGAACCTGGCGCTGCACTGGCATCCGCAGCCCGACCGCGTCTTTGCCGAATGGCGTCGCATACTGCGTGTAGACGGCCTGTTGATGTTCTCTTGTTTTGGACCAGACACATTCAAAGAGCTGCGTAACGCATTTGCGGATATCGACGATGGCGCGCATGTATTGCCGTTCGTGGATATGCATGACTTTGGCGACATGCTGGTCAATGCCGGGTTCTCTACGCCGGTCATGGACATGGAAACTATTACTGTTACTTACGATACAGTAGAGAAGTTGCTGGCCGATGTCAGAGCCTGGGGCGGCAATCCGCTGGCGACGCGCGGCCGCGGCTTATTAGGCAGGAAAGCAGGCATCCGCCTGAAGGCGGCGCTGGAGGTGCGCCGCAGGCCGGACGGCAAACTACCGCTGACCTTCGAGATTATCTATGGCCATGCGTTCCGGCCAGTGCCCAAGACAACGAGTGGCGGCGAGTCTATCGTGCAATGGAATTTGGGCAAAAACAGATAA
- a CDS encoding ComF family protein: MSSLLFSQLRQWPQLQLVRILSGMPSCCALCGQTGKRVICDDCSKHYFAECPHRCEQCANLLPPLNGAGPIRCGNCLKQSRAFDATIVVCDYAAPVDQLILALKFGGQLALAPEFARMLRDTILRKATLASDQARLAADLPDILMAVPLSMQRLRHRGFNQAHEIAKPLARLTGIPLRHDLLLRQRDTLPQSMGLDQEQRRRNLRQAFAVPPVASEKIRGRHIGVVDDVMTTGETLHALAKTLRRHGARRITNFVFARTP; the protein is encoded by the coding sequence ATGTCCTCATTGCTATTTTCCCAGCTACGTCAATGGCCACAATTGCAATTAGTGCGCATCCTGTCCGGCATGCCGTCTTGTTGCGCATTGTGCGGCCAAACCGGAAAACGGGTGATTTGCGACGACTGCAGCAAACACTACTTTGCTGAATGCCCCCATCGCTGCGAACAATGTGCGAATTTGCTGCCGCCGCTCAATGGCGCCGGCCCTATCCGGTGCGGTAATTGCCTTAAGCAATCGAGAGCGTTCGACGCTACGATAGTAGTATGCGATTATGCCGCGCCGGTTGACCAGCTGATCCTTGCGCTAAAATTCGGCGGCCAGTTGGCGCTGGCACCGGAATTCGCCCGGATGTTGCGCGACACGATATTGCGGAAGGCCACTTTAGCCAGCGACCAGGCGAGGTTAGCGGCAGACTTGCCCGATATACTGATGGCGGTGCCGCTCAGCATGCAACGCCTGCGGCATCGCGGCTTCAATCAGGCGCACGAAATAGCCAAACCTCTGGCGCGCTTGACCGGCATTCCGCTGCGCCATGATCTGCTGCTGCGGCAACGCGACACCTTGCCGCAATCGATGGGATTGGACCAGGAGCAGCGCCGACGCAATTTGCGCCAGGCTTTTGCCGTACCGCCGGTGGCTTCCGAAAAAATACGCGGACGCCACATAGGTGTAGTCGACGACGTCATGACGACAGGCGAAACCTTGCATGCGCTGGCGAAGACCTTGCGTCGCCACGGTGCGCGCCGCATTACCAATTTCGTGTTCGCAAGAACCCCGTAG
- the trmL gene encoding tRNA (uridine(34)/cytosine(34)/5-carboxymethylaminomethyluridine(34)-2'-O)-methyltransferase TrmL has translation MFHVVLVEPEIPPNTGNIIRLCANTGTQLHLIEPLGFPLDDAKMRRAGLDYHDYAAMKVHANWDAFIASMQTAGGYAPDRMFAMTTHGSTPFANLNFQPGDIFVFGSETRGLDPALRESFAPSQRIRLPMRPDNRSLNLSNTVAVVVYEAWRQNGFSGGA, from the coding sequence TTGTTCCACGTCGTACTGGTTGAACCGGAAATTCCGCCGAATACCGGCAACATTATCCGTCTGTGCGCCAATACCGGCACCCAATTGCACTTGATCGAACCGCTCGGGTTTCCCCTTGATGACGCCAAGATGCGACGCGCCGGCCTGGACTATCACGACTACGCTGCCATGAAAGTACATGCCAACTGGGACGCTTTCATCGCCAGCATGCAGACGGCAGGAGGTTATGCGCCTGACCGTATGTTTGCCATGACCACCCACGGCTCGACACCGTTCGCCAATCTGAACTTCCAGCCGGGTGACATATTCGTGTTTGGCTCAGAAACCCGCGGCCTCGACCCAGCGCTACGCGAATCATTTGCCCCTTCGCAGCGCATCCGCTTGCCAATGCGGCCGGACAACCGTAGCCTGAATCTTTCTAACACGGTGGCGGTGGTCGTGTATGAAGCATGGCGTCAAAACGGTTTTAGCGGCGGCGCCTGA
- a CDS encoding copper chaperone PCu(A)C, translating into MSLRSVSLFFCALALSVSAHAHEYTLGALHIGHPYARATVPGQPSGGAFLSIENTGKEGDKLIGVSSPAAKNAEIHTMSMDGNVMKMREVGEIELPPTATVDMKPGNGYHIMLIGLTQPLKAGDKFPLTLTFQKAGKIDVSVQVTDMSGKAAEPAHQH; encoded by the coding sequence ATGTCTTTACGTTCGGTTTCCCTGTTCTTCTGTGCGCTGGCACTCAGCGTATCGGCCCACGCTCACGAGTACACGCTTGGCGCCCTGCACATCGGCCATCCCTATGCTCGCGCAACTGTTCCCGGCCAGCCTAGCGGCGGCGCCTTTCTCAGCATCGAAAATACCGGCAAGGAGGGCGACAAACTGATCGGCGTCAGCTCACCGGCGGCAAAAAATGCAGAGATTCACACCATGTCGATGGACGGCAATGTCATGAAAATGCGTGAGGTGGGCGAAATTGAACTGCCGCCGACGGCAACCGTTGACATGAAACCCGGCAATGGTTATCACATCATGCTGATCGGCTTGACCCAACCGTTAAAAGCAGGCGACAAATTTCCGCTGACGCTGACCTTCCAGAAAGCCGGGAAGATCGACGTCTCGGTACAGGTCACCGATATGAGCGGAAAAGCGGCCGAACCAGCGCATCAACACTGA
- the rfaE2 gene encoding D-glycero-beta-D-manno-heptose 1-phosphate adenylyltransferase, which produces MPIFENKLCTRVDLKARVAALPQPVVLTNGVFDILHRGHVTYLAQAREQGASLVVAVNTDASVKRLGKGDDRPINTCADRMAVLAALESVSLVVEFDEDTALEVVQEAQPGVYVKGGDYQMDAIPEGRAVLAYGGQVVAIAFAHDRSTSKLLDKVRQGS; this is translated from the coding sequence ATGCCTATATTTGAAAACAAGCTTTGTACTCGCGTCGACTTGAAAGCGCGCGTTGCCGCCTTGCCACAACCAGTTGTGCTAACCAACGGCGTCTTTGACATCCTGCATCGTGGCCACGTCACCTATCTGGCGCAGGCGCGCGAGCAAGGGGCATCGCTGGTGGTGGCGGTGAATACCGACGCCTCGGTCAAGCGCCTGGGCAAGGGCGACGACAGGCCGATCAATACCTGTGCCGACCGCATGGCGGTGTTGGCGGCGCTGGAATCGGTCAGCCTGGTGGTCGAGTTTGACGAAGATACCGCGCTTGAAGTGGTGCAGGAAGCGCAGCCTGGCGTGTATGTAAAGGGTGGCGATTATCAGATGGACGCGATTCCCGAAGGGCGAGCGGTGCTGGCCTATGGCGGCCAGGTAGTGGCGATTGCCTTTGCGCATGATCGCTCGACCAGCAAGTTACTGGACAAGGTCCGACAGGGTTCTTGA
- a CDS encoding ferritin, with the protein MLYPELFKSLEQVRWNMETDIPWDKFDANQLSDEQAQTIRMNAITEWSALPATEMFLRDNHGDSDFCAFMSVWFFEEQKHSLVLMEYLRRFRPELVPTEAELDNVRFEFDPAPALETLMMHFCGEIRLNHWYRCASDWHTEPVIKQIYKIISQDEARHGGAYLRYMKKALSEVGDSASAAFAKIGVLMASARRTEKPLHPTNLHVNQALFPNDTVQSRLPDPEWLERWLDHQIKFDGVWEKKVVDRILHNMSLLFERTFDTVQELNRYRKEVVARLALKQAEAV; encoded by the coding sequence ATGCTGTATCCAGAACTGTTTAAATCGCTTGAACAAGTCCGCTGGAACATGGAGACCGATATTCCATGGGACAAGTTTGATGCCAACCAGCTGTCCGACGAACAAGCTCAGACTATTCGTATGAATGCGATTACGGAATGGTCGGCGCTGCCTGCAACCGAGATGTTTTTGCGTGATAACCACGGCGACAGCGACTTTTGCGCTTTCATGTCGGTCTGGTTTTTCGAAGAGCAAAAGCATTCGCTGGTCTTGATGGAATACCTGCGCCGTTTCCGGCCTGAGCTGGTTCCTACCGAAGCTGAGCTGGACAATGTACGTTTCGAATTCGATCCGGCACCCGCGCTGGAAACCCTGATGATGCATTTCTGCGGCGAAATTCGCCTTAACCACTGGTACCGTTGCGCCTCTGACTGGCACACTGAGCCGGTAATCAAGCAGATCTACAAGATCATCAGCCAGGATGAAGCACGCCATGGCGGCGCTTACCTGCGCTACATGAAGAAGGCCTTGTCCGAAGTCGGCGATAGCGCGTCGGCGGCATTTGCCAAGATCGGCGTCTTGATGGCTTCGGCGCGTCGCACCGAAAAGCCGCTGCATCCGACCAACCTGCACGTCAACCAGGCGCTATTCCCGAACGACACGGTACAAAGCCGCTTGCCGGATCCGGAATGGCTGGAGCGCTGGCTGGACCACCAGATCAAGTTCGACGGCGTTTGGGAAAAGAAAGTGGTCGATCGTATCCTGCACAATATGTCTTTGCTGTTCGAGCGTACTTTCGACACCGTGCAAGAATTGAATCGTTATCGCAAGGAAGTTGTTGCGCGGCTGGCATTGAAACAGGCCGAAGCAGTCTGA